The Hydrogenispora ethanolica genome includes the window GGGTTGCGGCATCCGCTATTTTTCCACCAAGAAGCTCTATGACAATTACAACGGCGGCGACCCGTTCCCCTACAACATCTTCATGTGGCAGGGCATCGACGGCTCCCGGGTATTGACCCATATCATTCGCAAGAGCAATTCGCCGCTTGATCCGCAAACCCTCATCAAACGCTGGGAATTCGACCGGAAGCAACAGGATGATATCGCCACCTTCCTATTCCCCTTCGGCTATGGCGACGGCGGGGGCGGCCCCGTCCGGGAGCATCTGGAATACGCGAGGCGGATGAGGGATCTGGAGGGAGTGCCGCGGCTCCGCTACTGCCATCCCAATGAGTTTTTCGAAGATCTCGCGGAAAAAGGGCTGCCCGAAAACCATTACGTTGGGGAGCTTTACTTTCAGGCGCACCGCGGGACCTATACTTCCCAGGCCAAAACCAAGCGGGGTAACCGGCGCGCGGAGTTCGCCCTGCGGGAGGCCGAGCTGTGGGGAGCAGCGGCCCATGGCTGCCAAGGGTCGGCCTATCCCCGGGCCGAGCTGGAAAGGCTGTGGCAGAAAGTGCTCTTCAACCAGTTTCATGACATCCTCCCCGGCACCTCCATCCAAAGGGTCCACCAGGAAGCGGAAGCGGATTACGAAGCGGTCCTGGAAAAACTGGCCGTCTTGAAGAATTCCGCCGTATCCGCCCTAATCGAACCGGGCCCGGGGCTTACCGTCTTCAACTCTCTTTCCTGGGAGCGCCGGGAGTTGGTGGCGTTGCCCGCGGAGTATGAGGCGGTCTGCTCGCCGGACGGCGTCGTCCAGCCGACGCAGGCGGTCGGCGGCCAAACCCTGGCCGAGGTCCGGGTACCGGCTTGCGGCTGGAGTACGTTTCAGCCGGCCCCCGCCACTGCCGCGATCCTCAATTCGTTGCATGCCAGTCCCACGCGGCTGGAGAATGAGTATCTGCGAATCGAGCTGAACGACCGGGGCGAACTCGCCAGCATCTATGATAAGGAAGCCGGCCGGGAACTTGCCGCCGGCCTTTGCAACCGTTTGATGATGTACAAGGACGTGACCACTTACTATGATGCGTGGGACATCGACAGCATGTATGAAAGGCTCCCGGTGGCGCTGGACGAGAGGGCAACTATCGAGCCGGTCTGCAGCGGGCCGTTGCTGGCGGCGCTCCGTGTGGCCCGGCCATTGCACCACTCGCGGCTGACCCAGGAGATCTCGCTGCGCCGCGGCAGCAGAAGGATCGAGTTTAAGACCGTGGTGGAGTGGGCGGAAAGCCACAAACTCTTGAAAGTAGCCTTCCCCACCACGATTCATTGCGAGGAAGGGATCCATGAAATCCAGTTCGGGCACGTGCGCCGCCCGAACCACCATTCGCGGCAGTACGACGCCGACCGTTTCGAAGTATGTAATCATAAGTGGACCGCGGTCGCCGAGGGCAACCGCGGCTGCGCCATCCTCAATGATTGCAAGTACGGCGTCAACGTGGTGGGCGGCTGCATTAACCTGACGCTGCTGAAATCGGCCCTGGTGCCGGATATGCATGCCGACCGGGGACGGCAGGAGTTTACCTATGCCTTTTACGCCTGGAACGGGCCGTTTGTCGGCAGCGAGCTGATCCGGGAAGCCTATGAGCTGAACAGCCCGGTCTGCGCCGTGAGAGGCAGCGCGGGCCAACGTTCCTTATTCCGCTTGGATGATCCGGCGATTATTCTGGAAACGGTGAAACTGGCCGAGGACAATGGGGATCTAATTCTCCGCCTGTACGAGTCCAAGGCCGCAACCGTCCACTGCCTGCTTGAGACCTCGCTGCCGTTATGGCGGGCGGAACAGACCAATATGCTGGAGACGGAAGGCCGGGAGCTGGAGGCGTCCGGCGGGACGATCCCATTGGATTTTCGGCCGTTTGAGATCAAGACGATTCGGCTGCGGCTCCGAACTAGGTGAGACAAGGGAGAACGGCGCCGGTCCCGGGGAAGTTCAGCGGTCGCCGCACGAAAAAAACCGGAATGTTATACAATAACCGATCTTTGATATTGTCTTGCAACTGGCCGGAGCACTAAGATTGAAATGAACCAAGTGGTTACATTTCCATTACTAAAATGAAAAGGAGGGCGGGCGGTGGCCGCAGCGAGCAGTTTGTTCAAGCGATATGCGCTCCAAAAGGCGTCTCCGGGGGAGCGCGGCGTCTTTCAACAGTATTGGAAGCACCGGCATCTGTTTCTATTGCTTTTACCGGGCCTCGTGTACTTTATCGTCTTTCGTTATCTCCCAATTTACGGATTGACCATCGCTTTCAAGGATTTCCGGTTTCTGGAGGGGATCTGGGGCAGCCCCTGGGTGGGATTGGACGTGTTTCAGAACGTTTTCAGCCGGGCCGATTTCTGGGAAGTCTTCCGGAACACCTTTTTGCTCAGCATTTACAAACTGATCTTTGGGTTCGCCCCGCCGATCCTCTTCGCGCTATTATTGAATGAGATCCGCAACGCCTTTTATAAGAAAGCAGTGCAAACCATCAGTTATTTGCCGCATTTTGTCTCCTGGGTGGTCCTGGGCGGACTGTTTATCCAGTTTTTGTCGCCCTCGATCGGCCCCATCAATATTCTGCTCAAAGCGATGGGACTGAAGGCCATTTACTTCCTGGGCGACCCCAAGTGGTTCCGCACCACCCTGGTGGTCACCGATATCTGGAAGTCCATGGGCTGGGGTTCCATTATTTACCTGGCTTCCCTGAGCAATATCGACACCGCCATGTACGAGGCGGCCGACATCG containing:
- a CDS encoding alpha-mannosidase, which translates into the protein MALTKEWEKRILKWLAELKNHFFRELGVIEFTGFVTRDQLELADALRGPFAAMPEGTAWGAKWEYGWFRGNVTLAEAARGKRIVIRPCLGGESAVYIDGLNAGAIDKEHREVTLCMNGEPGRTFAIIAESYAGHGPRLEDIPPLPPGRVAVPEPGPTQVRVARSTFGIWDEEAYQLWLDATALYQIRCNINENSLRAAAIDKGLKDFTLRVDFELPYEARLKTFQAGRERLRPLLSCVNGSTAPTMFIFGQSHLDLAWLWPFAETERKCARTVATQLALMDEYPEYRFLLTQAPVFLTLKERYPRLYQRVREKIASGQLIPEGGMWVEADTNLPGGESLIRQLLYGKRFFREEFGVDSQLVWLPDVFGFSAALPQILVGCGIRYFSTKKLYDNYNGGDPFPYNIFMWQGIDGSRVLTHIIRKSNSPLDPQTLIKRWEFDRKQQDDIATFLFPFGYGDGGGGPVREHLEYARRMRDLEGVPRLRYCHPNEFFEDLAEKGLPENHYVGELYFQAHRGTYTSQAKTKRGNRRAEFALREAELWGAAAHGCQGSAYPRAELERLWQKVLFNQFHDILPGTSIQRVHQEAEADYEAVLEKLAVLKNSAVSALIEPGPGLTVFNSLSWERRELVALPAEYEAVCSPDGVVQPTQAVGGQTLAEVRVPACGWSTFQPAPATAAILNSLHASPTRLENEYLRIELNDRGELASIYDKEAGRELAAGLCNRLMMYKDVTTYYDAWDIDSMYERLPVALDERATIEPVCSGPLLAALRVARPLHHSRLTQEISLRRGSRRIEFKTVVEWAESHKLLKVAFPTTIHCEEGIHEIQFGHVRRPNHHSRQYDADRFEVCNHKWTAVAEGNRGCAILNDCKYGVNVVGGCINLTLLKSALVPDMHADRGRQEFTYAFYAWNGPFVGSELIREAYELNSPVCAVRGSAGQRSLFRLDDPAIILETVKLAEDNGDLILRLYESKAATVHCLLETSLPLWRAEQTNMLETEGRELEASGGTIPLDFRPFEIKTIRLRLRTR
- a CDS encoding ABC transporter permease — encoded protein: MAAASSLFKRYALQKASPGERGVFQQYWKHRHLFLLLLPGLVYFIVFRYLPIYGLTIAFKDFRFLEGIWGSPWVGLDVFQNVFSRADFWEVFRNTFLLSIYKLIFGFAPPILFALLLNEIRNAFYKKAVQTISYLPHFVSWVVLGGLFIQFLSPSIGPINILLKAMGLKAIYFLGDPKWFRTTLVVTDIWKSMGWGSIIYLASLSNIDTAMYEAADIDGANRWQKMRSITLPSLSPVITIMLILAVGKLVNDNFDQIFNMYNPAVYSVGDVLGTYTYREGLENMSYSYATAVELFKNVIAFALVYSANKIAGKINEYGIW